One stretch of Deltaproteobacteria bacterium DNA includes these proteins:
- a CDS encoding beta-ketoacyl-[acyl-carrier-protein] synthase family protein — translation MRAPLNRRVFVIGYGAATPLGRTFSLSWQRAIKGEAGFRSISRCQVKTLSHVVGEIPEWDPLQLGLADEKDVYNWNAAFVILTVAICRQALEHAALVVDRHTGPKTACLIGSAINGSDALRCAVENLRERGPLKVSPYLLPNICANLPAGKAAMELGFTGPIFSPQGACASGNYALALGARMIRDGDCDFALVGGVDMPIIPEIIHGFANMNATIKIHPYDRAYGDPSQASRPFSLDRKGFVIAEGAGVLILAAEESIKAHGLHARAEVMGVGWSADAHHFTRPHKQTIIRTIVDAISDAGLTTDDIDYINAHGTSTMAGDSAEIDCLRTIFDKRLPRIPISSNKSQIGHSLGAAAAIENALTIEGMGQGILLPTINHLPDYHFDDLDFVPDTARRQHHEIALSNAFGFGGTNCCIVFRGCI, via the coding sequence GTGAAGCCGGTTTTCGCTCTATAAGCCGTTGTCAAGTCAAGACGTTAAGCCATGTCGTGGGGGAAATTCCCGAATGGGATCCCCTGCAGCTCGGACTTGCCGATGAAAAGGACGTGTATAACTGGAATGCGGCTTTCGTCATTTTGACCGTGGCGATTTGCCGCCAGGCCCTGGAGCATGCCGCATTGGTTGTAGACCGGCATACGGGTCCAAAAACGGCCTGTCTGATCGGATCCGCCATCAACGGCAGCGACGCGCTGAGATGCGCCGTGGAAAACCTGAGGGAGAGGGGGCCTCTCAAGGTCAGTCCATATCTGCTTCCCAATATCTGCGCCAACCTTCCTGCGGGGAAGGCCGCAATGGAACTCGGCTTCACCGGACCGATTTTTTCGCCCCAGGGTGCATGTGCATCGGGGAATTATGCCCTTGCCCTGGGCGCCCGTATGATTCGGGACGGCGACTGTGATTTTGCCCTGGTCGGGGGGGTCGATATGCCGATTATTCCGGAAATTATTCACGGTTTTGCAAATATGAACGCAACGATCAAGATCCATCCCTACGACCGGGCCTATGGCGATCCTTCCCAGGCTTCCCGGCCATTCAGTTTGGACCGCAAAGGCTTTGTCATCGCAGAAGGAGCGGGTGTCCTGATCCTGGCCGCCGAGGAATCCATCAAGGCTCATGGCCTGCACGCTCGTGCCGAAGTGATGGGCGTCGGTTGGAGTGCAGACGCCCACCATTTTACGCGGCCCCATAAACAGACGATCATTCGGACCATTGTAGACGCCATCAGCGACGCGGGTCTTACTACGGATGATATCGACTACATCAATGCCCACGGCACCTCCACCATGGCTGGCGACAGTGCTGAAATCGACTGTCTGCGCACCATTTTTGACAAGCGCCTGCCTCGGATTCCGATTTCTTCCAACAAATCCCAGATCGGCCATTCCCTTGGCGCCGCCGCAGCCATTGAAAACGCCCTGACCATAGAGGGGATGGGGCAAGGAATACTCCTGCCGACCATCAACCATCTACCCGATTACCATTTCGACGATCTGGATTTTGTTCCGGATACTGCCCGCCGGCAGCATCACGAGATCGCACTTTCCAACGCCTTTGGCTTTGGCGGAACAAACTGCTGTATCGTTTTTCGAGGATGCATATGA
- a CDS encoding acyl-CoA thioesterase encodes MRPKPFRPEPLNDNPRYVRDLESGLLWHRCTQRTLYADTDRSAVIYHANYLRYFEFGRASLMRDAAYPYREIEESGFVYPVIELGITFWESLYYDDPMFVHTRPADLERVKLRFDYLITNAESGALVCTGFTWHCALNARRRPVGIDPKTIQLWKAFPK; translated from the coding sequence ATGAGGCCGAAACCATTCCGTCCAGAACCTCTGAATGACAATCCCCGTTATGTCAGGGACTTGGAAAGCGGTCTGCTGTGGCACCGGTGTACCCAGCGGACGCTTTACGCCGACACGGACCGTTCCGCGGTGATTTATCATGCCAATTACCTTCGTTATTTCGAGTTTGGCCGGGCTTCACTCATGCGCGATGCGGCCTATCCTTATCGGGAGATCGAGGAAAGCGGTTTCGTTTATCCGGTGATTGAACTGGGTATTACCTTTTGGGAATCCCTGTATTATGATGATCCCATGTTTGTTCACACCCGTCCGGCAGACTTGGAACGGGTGAAGCTCCGGTTTGACTATTTGATTACAAACGCGGAATCGGGTGCTTTGGTTTGTACGGGGTTTACATGGCACTGCGCCTTAAATGCGCGGCGGCGGCCTGTGGGAATCGATCCCAAAACGATACAGCTCTGGAAAGCGTTTCCAAAATGA
- a CDS encoding acyl carrier protein yields MTRDEIVDHILEIFWKEFEIKNPGLDDDLRSEHEFDSIDAVELLLQIEKLLGAELSQEEKKQAMDIRTINQICDYIENLAKAREIKMK; encoded by the coding sequence ATGACGCGTGATGAAATCGTTGACCATATTCTGGAGATTTTTTGGAAGGAATTCGAGATAAAAAATCCCGGGCTGGACGATGATCTTCGGTCAGAACACGAATTTGACAGCATTGACGCAGTGGAACTGCTTCTGCAGATCGAAAAGCTGCTGGGGGCGGAGCTGAGCCAGGAGGAAAAAAAACAGGCTATGGATATCCGGACCATCAATCAGATCTGCGACTATATAGAAAACCTGGCCAAAGCCAGAGAGATAAAAATGAAATAA